Proteins encoded in a region of the Populus nigra chromosome 3, ddPopNigr1.1, whole genome shotgun sequence genome:
- the LOC133689784 gene encoding mannan endo-1,4-beta-mannosidase 6-like isoform X2, which produces MRHKTFKSSLQQISLVLLTFLSAPLYFPRLLSAEKWCLSISVHCLSIYRFILSCVCLYICLLLTSAIVSRRCSDLEVSFGVMDGDQWDTTAEEVDNHLPSSSSSQGAYELNDVGEEEWQMVARKGNQFVINDQPFYVNGFNTYWLMVFAADQSTRGKVTEVFQQASSVGLTVCRTWAFNDGQWRALQKSPGVYDEDVFKLALDFVVSEAKKYKIRLILSLTNNWDAYGGKAQYVKWGKATGLNLTSDDDFFSHPTLRSYYKAHVKAVLNRVNTLTNITYKDDPTIFAWELMNEPRCTSDPSGDKLQSWITDMAVYVKSMDAKHLVEIGLEGFYGPSAPDRAQFNPNSYATQVGTDFIRNHQVLGVDFASVHIYADSWISLTISDSHIQFIKSWMEAHIEDAERYLGMPVVFGEFGVSSKDPGYNTSFRDTMINTVYKTLLNSTKRGGSGAGSLLWQIFPDGTDYMDDGYAIVLSKSPSTSNIISLHSTRVAIFNSMCSWKCKWGCKKKNPLEAFFYHDDL; this is translated from the exons ATGCGTCACAAAACATTCAAGTCAAGTTTGCAACAGATCAGTTTAGTATTGCTTACCTTCTTATCAGCTCCCCTCTACTTCCCCCGATTGCTTTCAGCAGAGAAATGGTGTTTATCAATCTCTGTACATTGTCTTTCTATCTATAGATTTATTCTTTCCTGTGTTTGTCTATATATATGCTTACTGCTTACCAGCGCCATAGTCTCCAGGAGATGCAGTGACCTTGAAGTAAG CTTTGGTGTTATGGATGGTGACCAATGGGATACAACAGCGGAGGAAGTAGACAATCATTTGCCATCTTCTAGCTCAAGTCAAGG GGCCTATGAGTTGAATGATGTGGGAGAAGAGGAATGGCAAATGGTGGCCAGAAAAGGAAACCAGTTTGTGATCAATGACCAACCTTTCTATGTCAATGGATTTAACACATACTGGTTGATGGTGTTTGCTGCTGATCAATCTACAAGAGGAAAAGTCACTGAGGTTTTCCAACAAGCATCCTCAGTTGGTCTAACAGTTTGTAGGACTTGGGCTTTTAATGATGGCCAGTGGAGAGCTCTTCAGAAATCCCCTGGTGTTTATGATGAAGATGTTTTCAAG CTGGCCTTGGATTTTGTGGTGAGTGAAGCAAAGAAGTACAAGATCAGGCTCATATTATCGTTGACTAACAACTGGGATGCATATGGTGGAAAAGCACAGTATGTTAAATGGGGAAAAGCTACTGGCCTTAATTTGACATCTGATGATGATTTCTTCTCACATCCAACACTCAGAAGCTACTATAAGGCTCATGTCAAG GCGGTACTGAATAGAGTCAATACACTCACGAACATAACCTACAAGGATGACCCTACAATATTTGCTTGGGAGTTGATGAATGAACCTCGGTGCACCTCAGATCCCTCTGGTGATAAACTGCAG tcatGGATAACAGACATGGCAGTATATGTGAAGAGCATGGATGCAAAGCACTTGGTAGAGATTGGATTGGAGGGATTTTACGGTCCATCGGCTCCTGATAGGGCCCAGTTCAATCCGAATTCATATGCTACACAAGTTGGAACTGACTTTATCAGGAACCATCAGGTTCTTGGTGTTGATTTTGCTTCTGTTCACATTTATGCAGACTCCTG GATTTCGCTAACAATCTCGGATTCTCATATCCAATTCATCAAGTCATGGATGGAAGCTCACATAGAGGATGCTGAGAGATATCTGGGAATGCCAGTTGTGTTCGGGGAGTTTGGTGTTTCTTCAAAAGACCCTGGTTACAACACATCATTCCGTGACACGATGATTAACACAGTGTACAAGACCCTCTTGAACTCAACCAAGAGAGGTGGGAGTGGAGCTGGGAGCCTTCTGTGGCAGATTTTCCCTGATGGGACTGACTACATGGATGATGGATATGCGATTGTTCTATCAAAATCTCCTTCCACGTCAAACATCATTTCCCTCCATTCAACACGAGTTGCAATCTTCAATTCCATGTGTTCCTGGAAATGCAAATGGGGCTGCAAGAAGAAGAATCCCTTAGAGGCCTTCTTCTACCATGATGATTTGTAA
- the LOC133687989 gene encoding ubiquitin-conjugating enzyme E2 28 encodes MASKRILKELKDLQKDPPTSCSAGPVAEDMFHWQATIMGPADSPYAGGVFLVTIHFPPDYPFKPPKVAFRTKVFHPNINSNGSICLDILKEQWSPALTISKVLLSICSLLTDPNPDDPLVPEIAHMYKTDRSKYEATARSWTQKYAMG; translated from the exons ATGGCTTCAAAGCGTATTTTGAAGGAACTCAAGGATTTACAGAAGGATCCGCCTACTTCTTGCAGTGCAG GCCCTGTAGCTGAAGATATGTTTCACTGGCAAGCAACAATAATGGGACCTGCTGATAGTCCATATGCAGGAGGGGTATTTCTAGTTACTATCCATTTTCCTCCTGATTATCCTTTCAAGCCCCCAAAG GTTGCATTTAGGACCAAGGTCTTTCATCCCAACATTAATAGTAATGGAAGCATTTGTCTTGATATTCTCAAAGAGCAATGGAGTCCTGCTCTTACCATCTCTAAG GTACTGCTCTCCATTTGCTCATTGCTGACTGATCCAAATCCTGATGATCCTCTTGTACCGGAGATTGCCCATATGTACAAGACTGACCGATCCAAATATGAAGCCACTGCTCGCAGCTGGACACAGAAGTATGCCATGGGCTGA
- the LOC133689539 gene encoding receptor-like protein kinase FERONIA, with translation MYKCFCVSVYVSLCLLSSIQVIFAANYVPTEKILLDCGANSDQSDSDGRDWTSDRGSSFLSSSTNSSTATASTQDPSVPQVPYLTARIFRSSFTYSFPVVSGRKFIRLYFYPSSYSGLNASNALFSVTAGSYTLLSNFSVAQTAEALNYVSIMKEYLVNVDGDTLKITFSPSSNPSSAYAFVNGIEIVSMPDIYSNVDGVMIVGQDAPFTIDNTTALENVYRLNVGGNGITPSADTGLFRSWSDDQIYLYGAAYGLTQSADPNMTIRYPAGMSSYVAPSDVYATARSMGTDPRINMNYNLTWVFSVDSSFNYLVRLHFCEVSNITKVNQQVFDIFLNNQTAEDGADVIAWAGGNGNNGVPVYKDYVVLVPGGPPQQDMWLGLHPNPKSKPQYYDAILNGVEIFKLSNPNDGNLAGPNPIPAPKQEEIDPIKARPGSGPGQSKSQTAIIAGVVSGGVVLAIVIGFCVLAASRRRHRHGKEPSSSDGPSGWLPLSLYGNSHSASSAKTNTTGSYVSSLPSNLCRHFSFAEIKAATKNFDEALILGVGGFGKVYKGEIDGGTTKVAIKRGNPLSEQGVHEFQTEIEMLSKLRHRHLVSLIGYCEENTEMILVYDHMAYGTLREHLYKTQKPPLPWKQRLEICIGAARGLHYLHTGAKYTIIHRDVKTTNILLDEKWVAKVSDFGLSKTGPTLDHTHVSTVVKGSFGYLDPEYFRRQQLTEKSDVYSFGVVLFEILCARPALNPTLPKEQVSLAEWAAHCHKKGILDQILDPYLKGKIAPECFKKFAETAMKCVSDDSIDRPSMGDVLWNLEFALQLQESAEDGARGIVGVDEEVPFNVAYKGKKDPDASPGYGGNVTDSRSSGISMSIGGRSLASEDSDGLTPSAVFSQIMNPKGR, from the coding sequence ATGTATAAGTGTTTCTGTGTTTCCGTTTATGTTTCTCTTTGCTTGTTATCTtctattcaagttatttttgctGCAAATTATGTTCCCACCGAGAAAATCCTCCTAGATTGTGGGGCGAATTCCGATCAGTCCGATTCAGATGGTCGGGATTGGACCTCAGATAGGGGTTCTTCATTTTTGTCTTCGTCTACAAATTCATCCACAGCCACTGCTTCCACTCAAGACCCTTCTGTTCCCCAAGTTCCGTATCTAACAGCACGTATTTTTCGGTCCAGTTTTACCTATAGTTTTCCAGTGGTTTCTGGTCGTAAATTCATTCGTTTGTATTTCTATCCTTCTTCATATAGTGGGCTTAATGCTTCCAATGCTCTCTTTTCTGTTACTGCTGGGTCTTATACACTTCTTAGCAATTTTAGTGTTGCTCAAACCGCAGAAGCTTTGAATTATGTTTCGATTATGAAGGAGTATTTGGTCAATGTGGATGGTGATACATTGAAGATAACTTTCAGTCCGTCTTCAAATCCTTCGAGTGCTTATGCATTTGTAAATGGAATTGAAATCGTGTCAATGCCTGACATTTATAGCAATGTTGATGGGGTGATGATTGTCGGCCAAGATGCCCCGTTTACCATTGACAATACTACTGCCCTTGAGAATGTATATAGGTTAAATGTGGGAGGTAATGGCATTACACCCTCTGCCGATACAGGTCTATTTCGGTCGTGGTCTGATGATCAGATATATCTTTACGGGGCAGCGTATGGTCTTACACAGAGTGCTGATCCAAATATGACAATTAGATATCCTGCAGGGATGTCCTCTTATGTTGCCCCAAGTGACGTGTATGCTACCGCTAGATCCATGGGAACAGATCCTCGCATCAACATGAATTACAATTTGACTTGGGTTTTTAGCGTGGATTCCAGTTTCAATTACTTGGTTAGGCTACATTTCTGTGAGGTTTCGAATATAACCAAGGTTAACCAGCAAGTGTTTGACATCTTCCTCAATAATCAAACTGCTGAAGATGGAGCGGATGTGATTGCCTGGGCAGGGGGGAATGGGAACAATGGAGTTCCAGTCTACAAAGATTACGTGGTGCTAGTTCCTGGTGGACCTCCTCAGCAGGATATGTGGCTTGGTCTTCATCCTAATCCGAAGTCAAAGCCCCAGTATTATGATGCAATCTTAAATGGTGTAGAGATTTTCAAGTTAAGCAATCCAAATGATGGTAATCTTGCTGGACCAAATCCAATCCCTGCTCCTAAACAGGAGGAAATTGACCCCATAAAGGCCAGACCAGGATCTGGCCCTGGTCAATCAAAGAGCCAAACAGCAATTATAGCTGGAGTTGTGAGTGGTGGAGTTGTTCTAGCTATTGTCATTGGTTTCTGTGTTCTTGCTGCATCACGCCGCCGCCATAGACATGGAAAGGAGCCAAGTTCAAGTGATGGGCCATCTGGGTGGCTTCCTCTTTCTCTTTATGGAAATTCACATTCTGCTAGTTCGGCCAAGACAAATACTACAGGAAGTTATGTTTCCTCCCTGCCTTCAAACCTTTGCCGCCACTTCTCATTTGCTGAGATCAAGGCTGCCACCAAGAACTTTGATGAGGCTTTGATCCTTGGGGTGGGAGGTTTTGGTAAAGTTTACAAGGGAGAAATTGATGGTGGAACAACTAAAGTTGCGATCAAGCGTGGTAATCCACTCTCTGAGCAAGGAGTGCATGAGTTCCAGACTGAGATTGAAATGCTCTCAAAACTTCGACACCGCCACCTTGTTTCATTGATTGGGTACTGCGAAGAGAATACTGAGATGATCCTTGTTTATGACCACATGGCTTACGGAACATTGCGTGAACATCTATACAAAACCCAAAAGCCCCCTCTGCCATGGAAGCAAAGACTTGAGATATGCATTGGGGCTGCTCGTGGTTTGCACTATCTCCACACTGGTGCAAAGTACACTATCATCCACCGTGATGTCAAGACAACAAACATTCTTTTGGATGAGAAGTGGGTTGCTAAGGTCTCTGATTTTGGGTTGTCAAAAACAGGCCCTACTTTGGATCACACTCATGTCAGCACTGTTGTCAAAGGTAGTTTCGGCTATCTGGATCCAGAGTACTTCAGGAGGCAGCAACTAACTGAAAAATCCGATGTTTACTCTTTTGGAGTTGTGCTTTTTGAGATACTTTGTGCTCGACCAGCCTTGAACCCAACGCTGCCCAAGGAACAGGTGAGCCTGGCAGAATGGGCTGCTCATTGCCATAAGAAAGGCATTCTTGATCAGATTCTTGATCCCTATCTGAAGGGGAAGATTGCACCAGAATGCTTCAAAAAGTTTGCCGAGACTGCAATGAAGTGCGTCTCTGATGACAGCATTGACAGGCCATCAATGGGTGACGTACTCTGGAACCTAGAGTTTGCCTTGCAGCTACAAGAGAGTGCAGAGGACGGTGCCAGGGGTATTGTCGGAGTAGACGAGGAGGTGCCGTTCAATGTTGCCTATAAAGGGAAGAAAGATCCCGATGCATCCCCTGGTTATGGTGGTAATGTAACAGATTCAAGGAGCAGTGGAATCAGTATGAGCATAGGCGGTCGGAGCCTCGCCAGTGAAGACTCTGATGGCTTAACTCCAAGCGCTGTTTTCTCACAGATCATGAACCCGAAAGGAAGATGA
- the LOC133689784 gene encoding mannan endo-1,4-beta-mannosidase 6-like isoform X3, giving the protein MDGDQWDTTAEEVDNHLPSSSSSQGAYELNDVGEEEWQMVARKGNQFVINDQPFYVNGFNTYWLMVFAADQSTRGKVTEVFQQASSVGLTVCRTWAFNDGQWRALQKSPGVYDEDVFKLALDFVVSEAKKYKIRLILSLTNNWDAYGGKAQYVKWGKATGLNLTSDDDFFSHPTLRSYYKAHVKAVLNRVNTLTNITYKDDPTIFAWELMNEPRCTSDPSGDKLQSWITDMAVYVKSMDAKHLVEIGLEGFYGPSAPDRAQFNPNSYATQVGTDFIRNHQVLGVDFASVHIYADSWISLTISDSHIQFIKSWMEAHIEDAERYLGMPVVFGEFGVSSKDPGYNTSFRDTMINTVYKTLLNSTKRGGSGAGSLLWQIFPDGTDYMDDGYAIVLSKSPSTSNIISLHSTRVAIFNSMCSWKCKWGCKKKNPLEAFFYHDDL; this is encoded by the exons ATGGATGGTGACCAATGGGATACAACAGCGGAGGAAGTAGACAATCATTTGCCATCTTCTAGCTCAAGTCAAGG GGCCTATGAGTTGAATGATGTGGGAGAAGAGGAATGGCAAATGGTGGCCAGAAAAGGAAACCAGTTTGTGATCAATGACCAACCTTTCTATGTCAATGGATTTAACACATACTGGTTGATGGTGTTTGCTGCTGATCAATCTACAAGAGGAAAAGTCACTGAGGTTTTCCAACAAGCATCCTCAGTTGGTCTAACAGTTTGTAGGACTTGGGCTTTTAATGATGGCCAGTGGAGAGCTCTTCAGAAATCCCCTGGTGTTTATGATGAAGATGTTTTCAAG CTGGCCTTGGATTTTGTGGTGAGTGAAGCAAAGAAGTACAAGATCAGGCTCATATTATCGTTGACTAACAACTGGGATGCATATGGTGGAAAAGCACAGTATGTTAAATGGGGAAAAGCTACTGGCCTTAATTTGACATCTGATGATGATTTCTTCTCACATCCAACACTCAGAAGCTACTATAAGGCTCATGTCAAG GCGGTACTGAATAGAGTCAATACACTCACGAACATAACCTACAAGGATGACCCTACAATATTTGCTTGGGAGTTGATGAATGAACCTCGGTGCACCTCAGATCCCTCTGGTGATAAACTGCAG tcatGGATAACAGACATGGCAGTATATGTGAAGAGCATGGATGCAAAGCACTTGGTAGAGATTGGATTGGAGGGATTTTACGGTCCATCGGCTCCTGATAGGGCCCAGTTCAATCCGAATTCATATGCTACACAAGTTGGAACTGACTTTATCAGGAACCATCAGGTTCTTGGTGTTGATTTTGCTTCTGTTCACATTTATGCAGACTCCTG GATTTCGCTAACAATCTCGGATTCTCATATCCAATTCATCAAGTCATGGATGGAAGCTCACATAGAGGATGCTGAGAGATATCTGGGAATGCCAGTTGTGTTCGGGGAGTTTGGTGTTTCTTCAAAAGACCCTGGTTACAACACATCATTCCGTGACACGATGATTAACACAGTGTACAAGACCCTCTTGAACTCAACCAAGAGAGGTGGGAGTGGAGCTGGGAGCCTTCTGTGGCAGATTTTCCCTGATGGGACTGACTACATGGATGATGGATATGCGATTGTTCTATCAAAATCTCCTTCCACGTCAAACATCATTTCCCTCCATTCAACACGAGTTGCAATCTTCAATTCCATGTGTTCCTGGAAATGCAAATGGGGCTGCAAGAAGAAGAATCCCTTAGAGGCCTTCTTCTACCATGATGATTTGTAA
- the LOC133689784 gene encoding mannan endo-1,4-beta-mannosidase 6-like isoform X1, protein MRHKTFKSSLQQISLVLLTFLSAPLYFPRLLSAEKWCLSISVHCLSIYRFILSCVCLYICLLLTSAIVSRRCSDLEVSSFGVMDGDQWDTTAEEVDNHLPSSSSSQGAYELNDVGEEEWQMVARKGNQFVINDQPFYVNGFNTYWLMVFAADQSTRGKVTEVFQQASSVGLTVCRTWAFNDGQWRALQKSPGVYDEDVFKLALDFVVSEAKKYKIRLILSLTNNWDAYGGKAQYVKWGKATGLNLTSDDDFFSHPTLRSYYKAHVKAVLNRVNTLTNITYKDDPTIFAWELMNEPRCTSDPSGDKLQSWITDMAVYVKSMDAKHLVEIGLEGFYGPSAPDRAQFNPNSYATQVGTDFIRNHQVLGVDFASVHIYADSWISLTISDSHIQFIKSWMEAHIEDAERYLGMPVVFGEFGVSSKDPGYNTSFRDTMINTVYKTLLNSTKRGGSGAGSLLWQIFPDGTDYMDDGYAIVLSKSPSTSNIISLHSTRVAIFNSMCSWKCKWGCKKKNPLEAFFYHDDL, encoded by the exons ATGCGTCACAAAACATTCAAGTCAAGTTTGCAACAGATCAGTTTAGTATTGCTTACCTTCTTATCAGCTCCCCTCTACTTCCCCCGATTGCTTTCAGCAGAGAAATGGTGTTTATCAATCTCTGTACATTGTCTTTCTATCTATAGATTTATTCTTTCCTGTGTTTGTCTATATATATGCTTACTGCTTACCAGCGCCATAGTCTCCAGGAGATGCAGTGACCTTGAAGTAAG CAGCTTTGGTGTTATGGATGGTGACCAATGGGATACAACAGCGGAGGAAGTAGACAATCATTTGCCATCTTCTAGCTCAAGTCAAGG GGCCTATGAGTTGAATGATGTGGGAGAAGAGGAATGGCAAATGGTGGCCAGAAAAGGAAACCAGTTTGTGATCAATGACCAACCTTTCTATGTCAATGGATTTAACACATACTGGTTGATGGTGTTTGCTGCTGATCAATCTACAAGAGGAAAAGTCACTGAGGTTTTCCAACAAGCATCCTCAGTTGGTCTAACAGTTTGTAGGACTTGGGCTTTTAATGATGGCCAGTGGAGAGCTCTTCAGAAATCCCCTGGTGTTTATGATGAAGATGTTTTCAAG CTGGCCTTGGATTTTGTGGTGAGTGAAGCAAAGAAGTACAAGATCAGGCTCATATTATCGTTGACTAACAACTGGGATGCATATGGTGGAAAAGCACAGTATGTTAAATGGGGAAAAGCTACTGGCCTTAATTTGACATCTGATGATGATTTCTTCTCACATCCAACACTCAGAAGCTACTATAAGGCTCATGTCAAG GCGGTACTGAATAGAGTCAATACACTCACGAACATAACCTACAAGGATGACCCTACAATATTTGCTTGGGAGTTGATGAATGAACCTCGGTGCACCTCAGATCCCTCTGGTGATAAACTGCAG tcatGGATAACAGACATGGCAGTATATGTGAAGAGCATGGATGCAAAGCACTTGGTAGAGATTGGATTGGAGGGATTTTACGGTCCATCGGCTCCTGATAGGGCCCAGTTCAATCCGAATTCATATGCTACACAAGTTGGAACTGACTTTATCAGGAACCATCAGGTTCTTGGTGTTGATTTTGCTTCTGTTCACATTTATGCAGACTCCTG GATTTCGCTAACAATCTCGGATTCTCATATCCAATTCATCAAGTCATGGATGGAAGCTCACATAGAGGATGCTGAGAGATATCTGGGAATGCCAGTTGTGTTCGGGGAGTTTGGTGTTTCTTCAAAAGACCCTGGTTACAACACATCATTCCGTGACACGATGATTAACACAGTGTACAAGACCCTCTTGAACTCAACCAAGAGAGGTGGGAGTGGAGCTGGGAGCCTTCTGTGGCAGATTTTCCCTGATGGGACTGACTACATGGATGATGGATATGCGATTGTTCTATCAAAATCTCCTTCCACGTCAAACATCATTTCCCTCCATTCAACACGAGTTGCAATCTTCAATTCCATGTGTTCCTGGAAATGCAAATGGGGCTGCAAGAAGAAGAATCCCTTAGAGGCCTTCTTCTACCATGATGATTTGTAA
- the LOC133690364 gene encoding thioredoxin H-type-like, with the protein MGLCLDKHKRDADNDELHVEFAGGNVHLITTKESWDQKLSEASRDGKIVLANFSATWCGPCKQIAPFYNELSEKYPSLLFLLVDVDELPDLSTSWEIKATPTFFFLRDGKQLEKLVGANKPELQKKITAIADSLPPSDK; encoded by the exons ATGGGACTTTGCTTGGATAAG CATAAACGTGATGCAGACAATGATGAGCTGCATGTTGAGTTTGCTGGTGGTAATGTGCACCTCATTACCACAAAAGAGAGTTGGGATCAGAAGCTGTCAGAAGCAAGTAGGGATGGCAAAATT GTGCTCGCAAATTTCAGTGCAACATGGTGTGGTCCTTGTAAACAGATTGCACCGTTCTACAACGAGCTTTCTGAAAAATACCCTTCTCTACTGTTCTTATTGGTCGATGTTGATGAACTACCT GACCTCAGTACATCATGGGAGATCAAAGCTACTCCTACTTTCTTCTTTCTTAGAGATGGGAAGCAGCTGGAGAAGCTTGTAGGAGCCAACAAGCCAGAGTTGCAGAAGAAGATAACTGCCATTGCAGACTCATTGCCCCCTAGTGACAAATGA
- the LOC133689785 gene encoding serine/threonine-protein kinase STN8, chloroplastic-like — translation MASLISPMTPALQQNPKIICFSAFKPTLHHDTPSFTDRLRSNPGRCKAFFGNIPDDLLENTLQLDQFPAFQSGLVQFQSVTEELSDTQKWGILVFAGVAWIYLTARPGILIGAIDAYLLAPLQLGLDSLTGRRNLKRSDFLVGDKLGEGSFGVVYSGVVVPRNATVEEKVPKRGTGRALQLDERFKEKVILKKVKVGITGAEQFGEVEEWFNYRLSRAAPETCAKFLGSFVADQTSSQFTKGGKWLVWKFEGDRTLGDYMKDRNFPFNLESVMFGRVLQGVDSVKRSALIIKQVMRQIITSLKKIHDTGIVHRDVKPANLVVTKKGQIKLIDFGAATDLRIGKNYIPDQSLLDPDYCPPELFVLPEETPSPPPEPVAALLSPVIWQLNSPDLFDTYSAGIVLLQMAIPSLRPVSGLKNFNTEIKKARYDLNKWRESTRLRPDLTILELDSGRGWDLATKLISERGYLGRGRLSAAAALRHPYFLLGGDQAAAVLSKFSLIK, via the exons ATGGCTTCTCTGATATCACCTATGACACCTGCACTTCAGCAGAATCCTaaaattatttgcttttctgCTTTCAAGCCTACTTTGCATCATGATACACCTTCTTTCACTGACCGTTTGAGAAGTAACCCAGGCAGGTGTAAAGCATTTTTCGGCAACATTCCAGATGATTTATTGGAGAACACTCTTCAACTGGACCAATTCCCAGCTTTTCAATCTGGGTTGGTGCAATTTCAGAGTGTTACTGAGGAACTGTCAGATACGCAGAAATGGGGTATTCTGGTTTTTGCTGGGGTGGCATGGATTTATTTAACTGCAAGGCCTGGTATTCTCATAGGTGCCATCGATGCATACCTTCTTGCTCCTCTGCAACTTGGTTTGGACAGTTTGACTGGAAGGAGGAACTTGAAGAGGAGTGATTTTCTGGTTGGGGATAAATTGGGAGAAGGTTCTTTTGGTGTTGTCTATTCTGGGGTGGTTGTTCCAAGGAATGCAACTGTAGAGGAGAAGGTGCCGAAGAGGGGAACTGGAAGAGCATTACAGTTGGATGAGAGGTTCAAAGAAAAGGTCATACTAAAAAAG GTGAAGGTAGGAATCACAGGGGCAGAACAATTCGGCGAAGTTGAGGAGTGGTTTAATTACAGGCTGTCAAGAGCAGCTCCTGAAACATGTGCTAAGTTCCTTGGAAGTTTTGTTGCTGATCAAACGAGTTCCCAATTTACAAAGGGTGGAAAATGGCTTGTTTGGAAATTTGAG GGAGATCGAACCCTTGGTGATTACATGAAAGATCGTAACTTCCCTTTTAACTTAGAGTCTGTCATGTTTGGGCGTGTCTTGCAAGGAGTTGATTCTGTTAAACGAAGTGCATTGATCATCAAGCAAGTAATGCGCCAGATTATTACTTCACTTAAGAAAATCCATGATACTGGGATTGTTCACAGGGACGTAAAGCCAGCTAATTTAGTGGTGACAAAGAAGGGACAGATTAAGCTCATAGATTTTGGGGCGGCCACTGACCTCCGGATTGGCAAGAACTACATACCTGACCAAAGTCTGCTTGATCCGGACTATTGTCCACCAGAACTATTTGTGCTCCCAGAGGAGACACCAAGTCCTCCACCTGAGCCGGTTGCTGCCCTTCTTTCGCCAGTTATATGGCAG TTAAACAGTCCTGATCTATTTGATACGTACTCTGCTGGGATTGTTCTCCTGCAAATGGCAATACCAAGCTTAAGGCCTGTATCAGGCTTAAAGAATTTCAATACAGAAATAAAGAAAGCTAGATATGACTTGAATAAATGGAGGGAGAGCACACGATTGAGGCCTGACTTGACAATTCTTGAACTTGACTCGGGTAGAGGGTGGGATCTAGCTACAAAATTGATTTCAGAGAGAGGTTATCTTGGAAGGGGACGTTTATCAGCTGCTGCTGCTCTAAGGCATCCTTATTTCTTGTTGGGTGGTGATCAGGCAGCTGCAGTTCTTTCAAAGTTTAGCTTAATCAAATAG